CGAAGAGGTAGAGCAGCGCGAGGAACACGAGCCCCGCGAGCAGCGTCCCCTGGATCGCCGTCCAGCGGCGGGCCCGGATCATCGTCAGCGCCACGTTCGCGAGGAACAGCAGCGCCGCCACGACCACCACCGCGCTCAACGGGCGTGGCATCTCCAGCAGAGGGCGCCCCTTCGTCCAGCCGAAGAGAAAGCCGGCGATCGCCGCGACGCCCGCGCCCAGCAGCAGCACCAGCTGCACGAGCGCCACCCGCTCGGAGAAGATCTCGGAACGCGTCTCCTCCGGGACCACGAAGTACGTCCCGCCCATGAAGCCGAGGAGCATCCAGAGAACCAGGAGGTTCGTGTGGATCTCCCGCGCCGTGGCGAACGGGAAGACGTCCACCAGCCCCTGGGGCAGGGAAACGACGTAGTTGGAGACGAGCCACAGGCCGACGACGACCTGGAGCACGAACAGCGGCAGCGCGGCACGCACGTACCAGCCGGCGATCCGCTGCGACCGGAACTCAAGGGTGGCGGCCATCACTTCAGGCCCGCGAGGAAGGCCGCGATCCGCTCCAGGTCGGCGTCCGCAACGGCCGCCGCGCTCTGCGCCGGCATCATGGCCTGTGGGTTCACGGCCTTCGGGTTGCGCACGTAGTGCTCGATCTGCTCGACGGTCAGCATGCGGCCGATCATGTCGAACGGTGGGCCGAACGTGCCGCCGCGGCCGTGCAGCGAGTGGCACCCCAGGCAGGGCTGGCCGCGCAGGACGTCTTCGCCCGCCGGCGCCGCCACCGGCCCGGTCGCGGAAACCTTGCGGGCGACGCTGTCCTGCGGCGGCCAGTCATTGTTCTCCACACCTCCGACCCAGTCCAGGAACGCGACGATCTCGTCGATCTCGGAATCGGCCAGCCGCTGGCGCGGCATCTTGCGCCAGGAGGCGGCCAGCGCGACGCCGGGGTCTTTGAGGCGGTAGCGAATGCCGTCGGCGCCGACCCGGCGCACGGCGCGCGTGAGGTCCGGCGCGTAGTAGCCGCCGAAGCCGAGGATCGTGTGGCAGTCGTTGCAGTTGCGCCGCTCGAACACGCGCTTCCCGGCGACGGCCCGCCCGTCGAGCCGGTCCGCGTGCGTCAGCGCGCCGACGTGCCGGTGGAAATCCGCGGTGAGCGCGAGGAAGACGACCGCCGACGCGACCGTGCCGAGGATGCATGCCCAGAACGCTCCGCGCGTCCCCATCGTTCCTCCGTTTCGGCGCTAGCGTTCCTTCGTGACGCTCAGCGGCCCGGAGCCCGCGGCCATGATCGTCGCCATCCCGCCCATGATGGCGAGGTTCTTCATGAAGTTGATGTACTGCCCCTGGACCTGCGCCGGGTCGATGCCCCAGAAGCGGTGGAAGACGAGGGTCACCGGGATCAGCCAGACGAAGTAGACGAGCGCGGTCAGGCGCGCGTAGATGCCGAGCAGCAGCATCAGGCCGCCGGCGGCCTCGATGAGGATCGTCAGCGCGAGGAGGAC
This DNA window, taken from bacterium, encodes the following:
- a CDS encoding c-type cytochrome, producing the protein MGTRGAFWACILGTVASAVVFLALTADFHRHVGALTHADRLDGRAVAGKRVFERRNCNDCHTILGFGGYYAPDLTRAVRRVGADGIRYRLKDPGVALAASWRKMPRQRLADSEIDEIVAFLDWVGGVENNDWPPQDSVARKVSATGPVAAPAGEDVLRGQPCLGCHSLHGRGGTFGPPFDMIGRMLTVEQIEHYVRNPKAVNPQAMMPAQSAAAVADADLERIAAFLAGLK
- a CDS encoding DoxX family protein; amino-acid sequence: MNRLFDKAQPYLFLLGRILISAIFILSGISKMGSFAGTAQMMGGKGLPAPEVLLALTILIEAAGGLMLLLGIYARLTALVYFVWLIPVTLVFHRFWGIDPAQVQGQYINFMKNLAIMGGMATIMAAGSGPLSVTKER